In Dunckerocampus dactyliophorus isolate RoL2022-P2 chromosome 14, RoL_Ddac_1.1, whole genome shotgun sequence, one DNA window encodes the following:
- the LOC129193976 gene encoding uncharacterized protein LOC129193976: MSKPRTHSIAAAAASSSSGSPAFAELWRSVSKACKPQDKNTTRQDAETPSGTVSKELHSPQCRGYSRFFGLNHGDSPSDMEPSQDIIWDSTSPPKAGMDPRNVRSVEISDIVNRIAPKDVKLRGPRSPMWQWIGDSTTLTPEMPKPRVRKKSIRKNSVDDLMMLARKFDENMQQDKEASEHLNTNDNNNECDTTKTQKSSLNRTEAELHALFDSSTQGVSGGLSPISSRPSPSQGGSSQAEGPQPYKLKSAGTSATVSVSKCDDFDDDWENDDLLNDSFVLAMTQNPDSFKTPLASNAKQSVCQRTASKKPSEPARLLQSKPDISTLQRLCPQVRTTNRRTFKLEPNPHFQTSTEGASKSSDTSMQQKLQASEKKPAASKTIYTKIADQKQPCVAADARKDVLWDDWDEDDALFYQVCDTVEWLSNSQPEQEKPAEATDRPAKTTSAPLPIDKTLPTNTNKSPRAFVRSNSLPEGRRGAVKGWTSRPGMSQSLPEGQKSSDSSGSHVDVKTRTVTAGLQPSKAAFKRSVCDSAAKSNKVFVTSQMTRKCSAAEIERKKQEALARRRQRMQDIQKP, from the exons ATGTCCAAGCCGAGGACGCACTcgattgctgctgctgctgcttcttcttcttctgggtCTCCTGCCTTCGCTGAGCTGTGGAGGTCTGTTTCGAAAGCCTGCAAACCACAAGACAAGAACACGACGCGACAGGACGCAGAGACGCCATCAGGGACCGTTTCCAAAG AGCTGCACAGTCCTCAGTGCAGAGGCTACAGCAGATTCTTTGGGCTGAACCATGGAGACTCTCCAAGTGATATGGAGCCTTCTCAGGACATCATCTGGGATTCCACGTCGCCCCCTAAAGCGG GGATGGACCCCAGGAATGTCAGATCAGTGGAAATATCCGACATTGTTAATCGCATCGCACCAAAG GACGTGAAACTACGAGGGCCTCGGTCTCCCATGTGGCAGTGGATCGGTGATAGCACCACTTTGACCCCCGAGATGCCAAAACCAAGAGTGAGGAAGAAGTCCATTCG GAAGAACAGCGTGGATGACCTCATGATGTTAGCCCGGAAGTTTGATGAGAACATGCAGCAGGACAAGGAGGCCTCGGAGCATCTAAACACAAACGACAACAACAACGAGTGTGACACAACAAAAACGCAGAAGTCTTCATTGAATCGGACAGAGGCGGAGCTGCACGCCCTTTTTGACTCTTCCACCCAAGGAGTCAGTGGCGGGCTCAGCCCAATCTCATCCAGACCGTCTCCTTCCCAGGGAGGAAGCAGTCAAGCAGAGGGACCACAACCATACAAGCTGAAGTCAGCGGGTACTTCAGCTACTGTAAGTGTAAGCAAGTGTGATGACTTTGACGACGACTGGGAGAATGACGACCTCCTTAATGACTCATTTGTACTGGCTATGACGCAGAACCCGGACAGCTTTAAAACGCCCTTGGCGTCAAACGCTAAACAATCTGTATGCCAGCGCACTGCCTCCAAAAAGCCTTCAGAGCCCGCTCGGTTACTCCAGTCCAAGCCGGACATCAGCACTCTTCAGCGACTGTGTCCCCAAGTCAGGACCACCAACAGACGCACTTTCAAGTTAGAGCCTAACCCTCACTTCCAAACATCCACTGAAGGTGCATCCAAGTCCAGCGACACTTCAATGCAACAGAAATTACAGGCATCGGAGAAAAAACCTGCAGCCTCAAAGACTATTTACACCAAAATCGCAGACCAAAAGCAGCCTTGTGTTGCTGCAGACGCGCGAAAGGACGTTTTATGGGACGACTGGGACGAGGACGACGCTCTCTTCTACCAGGTGTGCGACACCGTGGAGTGGCTCTCCAACAGCCAGCCTGAGCAGGAGAAACCAGCTGAGGCCACTGACCGACCGGCAAAGACAACCTCTGCGCCTCTGCCAATCGACAAAACACTTCCAACAAACACCAACAAATCACCTCGCGCTTTTGTCCGGTCTAACTCGCTACCTGAAGGACGGCGCGGTGCAGTGAAGGGCTGGACCAGCAGACCAGGAATGTCTCAGAGCCTACCAGAAGGCCAAAAAAGCAGTGATTCCTCTGGAAGTCATGTTGACGTGAAAACACGTACAGTGACTGCTGGTCTGCAGCCCTCCAAGGCTGCCTTCAAGAGGAGCGTATGTGACTCAGCAGCGAAAAGCAACAAAG TGTTTGTCACCAGCCAGATGACGAGAAAGTGCTCGGCGGCCGAAATTGAGAGGAAGAAACAAGAAGCTTTGGCCAGGAGGCGGCAGAGAATGCAGGACATACAAAAACCATAG